In Oscarella lobularis chromosome 18, ooOscLobu1.1, whole genome shotgun sequence, the following proteins share a genomic window:
- the LOC136198021 gene encoding dolichyl-diphosphooligosaccharide--protein glycosyltransferase subunit STT3A-like, which produces MAATKVPVIGRLLRVSPEKQDTLIKLGVLSIAAILSFSTRLFSVLRFESVIHEFDPYFNFRTTRFLTEEGFYSFHNWFDDRAWYPLGRIIGGTIYPGLMVTSALFYHVMHYFNITIAIRNVCVFLAPTFSSFTTIVTYLLTKELKDAGAGLVAAAMIAIVPGYISRSVAGSYDNEGIAIFCMLLTYYTWIKAVKTGTIFWSTFCALAYFYMVSSWGGYVFLINLIPMHVLALMATGRFTHRIYVAYSGVYVLGTILSMQISFVGFQPVQSSEHMAALGVFGLCQIYSFIDYVRSKLSADAFQTLFKTVAAVVGGVVAVIALALQFSGKISPWTGRFYSLLDPSYAKNNIPIIASVSEHQPTTWSSFYFDLQGLVFMFPVGLYVCFNKLTDANIFIILYGVTSIYFAGVMVRLMLVLAPVMCILSGIGISSILTAYIKNVDAKKVDKKSKRADSNYPAKNEIGLVVVGIVAAGLITYTFHCTWVTSEAYSSPSIVLAARQHDGSRIIFDDFREAYYWLRQNTPEDAKVMSWWDYGYQITAMANRTILVDNNTWNNTHISRVGQAMSSPEEKSYEIMRELDVSYVLVIFGGLTGYASDDINKFLWMVRIGGSTPTGEHIKEHDYYTPAGEFRVDKEGSPTLLNCLMYKMCYYRFGQVYTEQGKPTGYDRVRNVEIGNKDFELDVLEEAYTTEHWLVRIYKVKDLDNRGN; this is translated from the exons ATGGCTGCAACGAAGGTTCCCGTTATCGGACGGCTACTACGAGTGTCGCCCGAAAAGCAGGACACTCTCATAAAGCTGGGCGTTCTTTCTATTGCCGCTATTCTAT CGTTTTCCACGCGCCTTTTTTCGGTTCTTCGATTCGAAAGCGTCATTCACGAATTTGATCC CTACTTCAACTTCCGAACGACGCGCTTTCTCACCGAAGAGGGTTTCTACTCGTTTCACAACTggttcgacgatcgcgcgtgGTATCCGTTGGGCCGAATCATCGGCGGAACGATCTATCCAG GCCTCATGGTGACTTCGGCGCTCTTCTATCACGTCATGCACTATTTCAATATCACTATTGCGATACGAAACGTGtgcgtttttctcgcgccgactttctcctccttcacCACGATCGTGACGTATCTTCTGACGAAAGAACTCAAG gatgCTGGAGCTGGATTGGTCGCGGCTGCTATGATTGCCATAGTGCCAG GCTATATCTCGCGTTCTGTTGCTGGCTCGTATGACAATGAAGGCATTGCCATATTCTGCATGCTCCTCACCTACTACACGTGGATCAAAGCAGTGAAAACGGGCACGATTTTTTGGTCGACTTTCTGCGCTCTTGCCTACTTCTACATG GTCTCCTCCTGGGGCGGCTACGTTTTTCTCATCAATTTGATTCCCATGCACGTCCTTGCCTTGATGGCAACAGGCCGTTTTACTCATCGCATCTATGTAGCTTATTCAGGG GTTTACGTCTTGGGTACGATTCTATCCATGCAAATTTCTTTTGTCGGATTTCAGCCTGTTCAATCGAGCGAACACATGGCG GCTTTGGGAGTGTTTGGTCTCTGCCaaatttattcatttattgatTACGTGAGATCGAAGCTGAGTGCCGACGCCTTTCAAACGCTGTTTAaaaccgtcgccgccgttgtcGGCGGCGTAGTTGCCGTCATTGCCCTTGCGTTGCAATTCAGCGGAA aaatttCTCCTTGGACCGGTCGTTTCTATTCGCTTCTCGATCCGTCGTACGCGAAGAACAATATTCCGATTATCGCCTCGGTTTCCGAACATCAGCCGACAACGTGGTCGTCATTCTACTTCGATTTGCAGGGCCTAGTCTTCATGTTTCCTG tTGGCTTATATGTTTGTTTCAATAAGCTGACTGACGCCAATATCTTCATCATTCTCTACGGCGTGACGAGCATTTATTTCGCCGGCGTCATGGTTCGTCTTATGCTCGTTCTCGCGCCCGTCATGTGCATCCTTTCCGGCATCGGAATCTCGTCCATTCTCACCGCCTACATAAAG AATGTCGATGCGAAAAAAGTCGacaagaaatcgaagcgcgCCGACTCCAACTACCCGGCGAAAAATGAAATCGGCTTAGTGGTGGTGGGCATTGTAGCAGCTGGCCTTATAACGTACACATTCCACTGCACTTGG GTTACCTCCGAGGCGTACTCGTCTCCTTCGATTGTTCTCGCCGCTCGTCAACACGACGGTTCGCGCATCATatttgacgattttcgagAGGCTTATTATTGGCTGAGACAGAATACCCCAGAA GACGCTAAAGTGATGTCCTGGTGGGATTACGGCTATCAGATAACGGCCATGGCAAACAGAACGATTCTAGTCGACAACAACACTTGGAACAATACTCATATCTCCCGCGTAGGCCAG GCGATGTCCTCCCCCGAAGAAAAATCCTACGAAATCATGCGAGAATTAGACGTCAGCTACGTGCTCGTCATATTCGGCGGTCTCACCGGCTACGCTTCTGACG ATATTAACAAATTCTTGTGGATGGTTCGAATTGGCGGCAGCACGCCGACGGGGGAGCACATCAAGGAGCACGACTACTACACGCCGGCGGGGGAATTTCGCGTGGACAAGGAGGGATCGCCGACGCTGCTCAATTGTCTCATGTATAAGATGTGCTACTATCGATTTGGGCAGGTCTATACGGAGCAGGGCAAGCCGACTGGATACGATCGAGTGCGCAATGTCGAGATTGGAAACAAg gaTTTTGAGTTGGATGTTTTGGAGGAGGCCTATACCACTGAGCATTGGCTTGTGCGCATTTATAAGGTGAAGGATTTGGATAATAGAGGCAATTAG
- the LOC136198125 gene encoding nucleoporin NUP42-like produces MAQPCRFYRAGNCKFGDRCRYAHDDRRSYHDNSWGRGQNRYAVLGDEARGDGGRAYQNRYENRGGGGGGGGGGGGGYHQGHYQGHYQGGYDQRWSSTKQNSRYHWSAGPKQAEMREIETTLRTDMTDWDSSIWPLSSYSYERYKPCIGDFEEMCFEEVRWEAYKAKATGTLLAYERSLKQLIQANVMERHSVKRMERKIKEQIEAIMSGSYKQSQPAAVSSGILPGGSLPQQGILAQQAANNPFAVQTNPSNPISPPGLGIFESRSTGVNPANTVNSVSLQTGLNNGTFSQKSEAPAPVQETHSVSSISAADLEQFKSNKFTLGSVPESAPPPELC; encoded by the exons ATGGCTCAGCCTTGCAGGTTTTACAGGGCAGGCAACTGCAAATTCGGCGATCGATGCCGTTACGCTCACGACGATCGCAGATCCTACC ATGACAACAGTTGGGGACGCGGCCAG AATCGCTACGCAGTCCTCGGCGACGAAGCCAGAGGCGACGGAGGACGAGCGTATCAGAACAGATACGAAAatcgaggaggaggagggggaggaggaggaggtggaggaggaggatatCACCAGGGGCACTACCAGGGGCACTACCAGGGTGGCTATGACCAGAG ATGGAGCTCCACTAAGCAAAATTCAAGATACCATTGGAGTGCGGGACCTAAACAGGCAGAGATGCGCGAAATAGA GACTACTCTTCGAACTGATATGACGGATTGGGATAGTTCAATTTGGCCATTGTCTTCATATTCGTATGAACGATACAAACCCTGTATAGGAG ATTTTGAAGAGATGTGCTTTGAAGAGGTGCGATGGGAAGCGTACAAGGCAAAAGCAACTGGGACACTACTGGCTTAT GAGCGGTCTCTGAAGCAGCTGATTCAAGCAAATGTAATGGAAAGACATAGTGTAAAGCGAAtggagagaaaaataaaagaacaaATA GAGGCTATTATGTCAGGTTCTTACAAGCAGTCCCAGCCGGCTGCTGTTTCAAGTGGAATACTACCTGGAGGCTCGCTTCCTCAGCAGGGAATTCTTGCACAGCAAGCAGCCAATAATCCCTTTGCCGTTCAGACAAATCCAAGCAATCCTA TTTCTCCTCCAGGTTTAGGTATTTTTGAAAGTCGGAGTACAG GAGTCAACCCTGCCAATACTGTGAACTCCGTTTCTTTGCAAACAGGACTCAATAATGGAACTTTTAGTCAGAAATCTGAGGCTCCAGCACCTGTTCAAGAGACACATAGCGTGAGTTCGATTTCAGCTGCTGATCTCGAACAGTTTAAATCAAACAAATTTACACTGGGATCTGTTCCTGAAAGTGCTCCACCTCCTGAACTTTGTTAG
- the LOC136198024 gene encoding peroxisomal acyl-coenzyme A oxidase 1-like, whose protein sequence is MLSRDLYSERMKASFVVEELTSIIYGKEANERRKKAFKEALNHHDFDVGDDICYLDRKEYYERGLKCATQVATWKRGMNFKSEVERRDFSMILGVFPTGFSVHHSMFEPTLKGQGTKEQQDRWLPLAVDYRIIGSYAQTELGHGTNVRGIETTATYDPKTEEFILNSPTVTSTKFWAGGMGKTATHVVLIARLITLGKDYGPHAFIVQLRSLEDHTPLPGVTVGDIGPKMGYAAVDNGFLQLNNVRIPRMQMLMKNFQVSPSGEYSRVGSPKLIYGTMIFVRAGICRESSYVLSKAVTIAIRYSAVRRQTQPKPGAEELQLLDYQTQQYKLFSLLAAAYAGTFVGDYMLRFYRESMEKFSQKDFEILPELHATSAGMKALLSDRTASGIEVCRRCCGGHGYLAASGLPSLFGDYAPATTYEGDNTVLFLQTARYLLKCAQRAFAGEKLPVGVMYLVEEQEIRIAKSSDLTRPEVLIGIYQNRAKQLIKAAASKFQSNQEKFSEAFDAWNASSVQLVACAKAHCQLFAVKTFIETAASKVCTFGVQRVLKMLATLQALHGIVEESGSFLQTGALTPQHAEMALEQTLELLKLIRPEAVALVDAFDLPDFILRSVLGRYDGDVYTHLLRSAKNSPLNKQEVSDGYYKYLRPLLKGSKL, encoded by the exons ATGCTTTCTCGCGACCTCTACAGCGAACGAATGAAAGCCTCGTTTGTTGTTGAAGAGCTAACGAGTATTATCTACGGCAAAGAGGCTAACGAAAGGCGAAAGAAAGCGT TCAAAGAAGCTCTGAACCATCATGATTTTGATGTCGGCGACGATATTTGCTACTTGGATCGAAAGGAATACTACGAACGAGGACTCAAGTGCGCCACTCAAGTAGCGACGTGGAAACGAGGAATGAACTTCAAAAGCGAAGTAGAACGACGCGACTTTTCAAT GATTTTAGGAGTGTTTCCTACTGGTTTTTCGGTTCATCATTCAATGTTCGAACCAACACTCAAA GGCCAAGGGACTAAAGAGCAGCAGGATCGTTGGCTGCCCCTGGCAGTTGATTACAGAATTATTGGATCGTACGCCCAGACAGAACTAGGACACG GTACCAATGTGAGAGGAAtagagacgacggcgacttATGATCCCAAAACCGAGGAATTTATCTTGAATAGTCCaacagtgacgtcaacaaAATTCTGGGCAGGCGGAA TGGGGAAAACGGCGACTCATGTTGTGCTCATTGCCAGACTCATAACGCTGGGAAAGGACTATGGACCTCACGCTTTCATAGTCCAATTGAGAAGTCTCGAGGATCACACTCCACTGCcag GTGTGACGGTTGGAGATATTGGCCCTAAAATGGGATATGCTGCCGTTGACAACGGTTTCTTGCAGCTGAACAACGTTCGAATTCCTCGCATGCAGATGCTCATGAAGAATTTTCAG GTGTCTCCTAGTGGCGAGTACTCCAGAGTTGGAAGTCCCAAGCTCATCTACGGAACTATGATTTTTGTGCGAGCCGGCATCTGTCGAGAGTCCAGCTACGTTCTATCCAAGGCAGTTACAATTGCTATTCGCTACAGTGCCGTCAGACGACAGACTCAGCCTAAGCCAGG TGCTGAGGAGCTACAGCTCCTTGACTATCAAACGCAGCAATACAAACTCTTTTCGCTTCTTGCCGCCGCCTACGCGGGCACCTTTGTTGGCGATTACATGCTACGTTTCTACAGGGAATCTATGGAGAAATTCAGCCAGAAAGACTTTGAAATTCTTCCGGAA CTTCATGCAACTAGTGCTGGAATGAAGGCTCTGTTGTCGGACCGCACTGCTTCAGGCATTGAA GTTTGCAGACGATGCTGTGGCGGTCACGGCTATTTGGCCGCTAGTGGTCTTCCCTCTTTGTTTGGCGACTATGCTCCGGCTACAACGTACGAAGGAGATAATACCGTGCTGTTCCTACAGACTGCTAG atatTTGCTGAAGTGTGCTCAGCGTGCTTTTGCTGGAGAGAAGTTGCCCGTTGGAGTGATGTATCTTGTGGAGGAGCAGGAAATTCGCATCGCCAAGTCATCAGATCTAACGCGACCTGAGGTTCTGATTGGAATCTATCAGAACAGAGCGAAGCA ATTAATCAAAGCAGCCGCTTCAAAGTTTCAGTCAAATCAGGAAAAATTCAGCGAAGCATTTGACGCGTGGAACGCTTCCTCTGTTCAACTCGTGGCCTGCGCAAAA GCCCACTGTCAATTGTTCGCTGTGAAAACTTTCATTGAAACAGCTGCCTCAAAGGTGTGCACGTTTGGCGTGCAGCGCGTTCTAAAGATGCTCGCAACTCTCCAAGCCCTGCACGGGATCGTAGAAGAATCCGGAAGCTTTTTGCAG ACTGGAGCCTTGACACCCCAGCACGCGGAAATGGCTCTCGAACAGACCCTTGAACTACTGAAGCTGATCAG GCCCGAAGCTGTGGCTCTAGTGGATGCATTTGATCTACCGGATTTCATACTCCGCTCTGTACTTGGTAGATACGACGGCGATGTCTATACCCACTTGCTGCGATCGGCGAAGAACTCACCGTTGAACAAACAAGAG GTTTCTGACGGGTACTATAAATACCTGAGACCATTGCTGAAAGGATCGAAACTTTGA
- the LOC136198039 gene encoding transcription factor E2F6-like, producing MASRTPATRRLSFSIDVVEDEDDIDDFLSDISDEYTPSATRSAPTTRPQAKRRLNLDRSSSGDVFKTPRNRRRRRTSSMTSPYGRSPRERTRYDTSLGLLTKRFLELMHDSPEKVVDLNSAAERLDVQKRRIYDITNVLEGVGLIEKRTKNNVQWVGTRKRGETKSTTREEIARQTALAAEIDEMDSVETNLDDLICLSQNILKELTENQENLKFAYVTYSDIRSLETLQNQQVIAIKAPPETRLEVPEPDQDIQIYLKSSRGPIDAFLCPNSPDSDEAHILADGEDDGDDEEKDKTTTDHQLEEVLNQFDPQQLTDGMAFLEQPQLLRNAFDSPTKLPSWVNNSPFKTPDHIMNSLTNPQDLLSSSLCESNDVADIPFIPLSPVQDPGFLFSLDESEGIADLFDMCDTD from the exons ATGGCGAGCCGTACGCCGGCGACGCGGCGTCTCAGCttctcgatcgacgtcgtcgaagacgaagacgacatcgacgactttctctcGGACATATCGGACGAATACACGCCGAGCGCGACGCGATCGGCTCCCACGACGCGACCGCAG GCGAAGCGAAGGCTCAatctcgatcgatcgagctCGGGAGACGTCTTCAAAACGCCgcgcaatcgtcgtcgacgtcgtacgtcgtcgatgacgagtCCTTACG GCCGGTCGCCGCGCGAGCGAACGCGCTATGACACATCGCTCGGACTCTtgacgaaacgatttctcgAACTCATGCACGATTCGCCCGAAAaggtcgtcgatttgaacaGCGCCGCCGAACGACTCGACGTCCAAAAACGCCGCATCTACGACATAACGAACGTTCTCGAAGGCGTCGGTCTCATCGAGAAACGCACGAAGAACAACGTCCAATGGGT GGGAACGCGAAAGcgcggcgaaacgaagtcgacgactcGCGAAGAAATCGCTAGACAGACGgcgctcgccgccgaaatcgacgaaatggaTAGCGTCGAGACGAATCTCGACGATTTGATTTGCCTCTCGCAGAATATTCTCAAAGAATTGACGGAAAATCAAGAGAATCTAAA GTTTGCCTATGTCACATACAGTGACATTCGGTCCTTAGAAACGCTTCAAAATCAACAAGTCATTGCTATAAAAGCGCCCCCAGAAACGCGACTAGAGGTCCCGGAACCGGATCAG GACATTCAAATTTACCTGAAGAGCAGTCGCGGTCCCATCGACGCATTCCTCTGTCCGAATAGCCCAGACAGCGACGAAGCTCACATCCTCGCAGACGGAGAAGACGAtggagacgacgaggaaaaagacaaaacgACAACAGATCATCAACTAGAAGAAGTTCTCAATCAATTCGATCCTCAACAGCTCACGGACGGAATGGCGTTTCTCGAACAACCCCAATTGCTTCGCAACGCCTTCGACAGTCCAACGAAATTACCCTCGTGGGTCAATAACAGTCCGTTCAAGACTCCGGATCATATTATGAATTCATTGACCAATCCACAGGATTTGTTGTCGTCATCGCTATGCGAAAGCAATGACGTTGCTGACATTCCTTTCATTCCTTTGTCTCCCGTTCAAGATCCAGGGTTTCTGTTCTCTCTGGATGAGTCCGAAGGCATAGCGGACCTGTTTGACATGTGCGACACGGATTGA